The proteins below are encoded in one region of Actinomycetota bacterium:
- a CDS encoding undecaprenyl-diphosphate phosphatase, with the protein MSLLEALVLGIVQGLTEFLPISSSAHLVLVPELLGWEQPSLPYVVLLHAGTLLALLVYFRNELIETLRGMLHPGPARRFILLLIAGTLPAAIIGVAFEEQLEDSFGEPFQVALQLIATGFILVAIEVLIRRRPAPAEEPEDLTGLDGLAGQLSPAKAAAVGAAQAFAIVPGISRSGATIAAGLLAGLSRAQAARFSFLLSIPILFGTTLFKVPDLAGESVGTSALVVGFVASLVTGYLAIAGTISFLQRRGLLSFAAYCILAGAVAAVLLR; encoded by the coding sequence TTGAGCCTGCTGGAGGCGCTGGTCCTCGGCATCGTCCAGGGCCTGACCGAGTTTCTCCCCATATCGTCATCCGCCCACCTGGTGCTGGTCCCCGAGCTGCTGGGCTGGGAGCAGCCGAGCCTTCCCTACGTGGTGCTGCTCCACGCCGGCACCCTGCTGGCACTTCTGGTCTACTTCCGCAACGAGCTCATCGAGACACTGCGGGGCATGCTGCACCCCGGCCCTGCCCGGCGGTTCATCCTGCTTTTGATCGCCGGCACCCTGCCGGCGGCGATCATCGGAGTGGCGTTCGAGGAGCAGTTGGAGGACAGCTTCGGGGAGCCTTTTCAGGTGGCCCTGCAGCTGATTGCCACCGGCTTCATCCTGGTGGCCATCGAGGTGCTGATACGGCGCAGGCCCGCACCGGCCGAGGAGCCGGAGGACCTGACCGGCCTGGACGGCCTGGCCGGCCAGCTATCGCCCGCCAAAGCGGCTGCGGTGGGCGCTGCGCAGGCCTTCGCGATCGTCCCGGGCATCTCCCGCTCCGGTGCGACCATAGCGGCCGGCCTGCTCGCCGGCCTGTCCCGGGCGCAGGCGGCCCGGTTCTCGTTCCTGCTGTCGATCCCGATCTTGTTCGGGACCACGCTGTTCAAGGTGCCGGACCTGGCCGGCGAGAGCGTGGGCACGTCCGCCCTGGTGGTGGGGTTTGTCGCCTCCCTGGTCACCGGCTACCTCGCCATCGCCGGAACGATCAGCTTCCTCCAGCGCCGCGGGCTGTTGAGTTTTGCCGCCTACTGCATCCTGGCGGGCGCAGTTGCCGCCGTTCTCCTCAGGTGA